One Pyrofollis japonicus DNA window includes the following coding sequences:
- a CDS encoding GNAT family N-acetyltransferase produces the protein MDGFARPIPLFKFIYAKLVAAKIPKTGARWQGGLLVEVEGRRVLLLMPGAIARWIRPGETLKIVFHEEPERVDGVYVAPRDTYELWRLWSEEGRIDEVKVWPPWRKEARLSRESVVGEKVYEYHIVAREAVTEEDYKEIVGLEQYHYASKEEIVAIWRCPICGQYMESNVQPICPKDGVPMKLQEIRGSLPSSRFLVLELATREPYEPRIVAYVRVDTPIPLMHRRIVVDGEIRVERMIREKVFPKDWFHPTFWPLAISRRAEIRKRFKELADLYGSKRIARAVVGEEIAEEALRRANTAAARIARVVVHPDYRGDGLGVLAVKMAVEWIAERRIPEMKRRKHVVETIAQMARYNPFFEKAGFYYMWDTASGRPVLMYPLTEEAKKIIERFLREDPYARQHGGRLFRPRYRIDEKLGGAIELVKVTKIYRSELDVSRMPPELQEVLRAFGAERRIVERYVLKDVNIRIEPGEIVAVVGASGAGKTTFLRMIIGAALRLEDEKYWPSSGEVRVPGNVRLAALLPGELEPRFGSETLLEHITAKLGDPAAAVEVLSAVGLSDAIFYRARFDELSTGQKERARLASLLAEKPNLLIIDEFTAHLDRLTAQRVARKIGSLAKKTGITLIVSTNRPEILRVLSPDKIVLVGYGTATVISSQEG, from the coding sequence TTGGACGGGTTTGCTAGACCTATACCTCTTTTTAAATTCATATATGCTAAGCTTGTAGCTGCTAAAATCCCTAAAACGGGTGCCAGGTGGCAAGGAGGCCTCCTGGTAGAGGTTGAGGGGCGCCGTGTCCTTCTCCTCATGCCTGGAGCTATTGCGCGCTGGATACGGCCTGGAGAGACTCTTAAGATAGTCTTTCATGAAGAGCCTGAGAGGGTTGACGGGGTCTACGTTGCTCCAAGGGATACCTATGAGCTGTGGCGGCTTTGGAGCGAGGAGGGCCGCATCGATGAGGTAAAAGTATGGCCTCCTTGGAGAAAGGAGGCGAGGCTCTCAAGAGAAAGCGTTGTCGGCGAGAAGGTCTATGAGTACCATATTGTGGCGAGAGAGGCGGTCACGGAGGAGGACTATAAGGAGATTGTTGGTCTAGAGCAGTACCACTATGCTAGCAAGGAAGAGATTGTTGCAATCTGGAGATGCCCTATCTGCGGCCAATACATGGAGTCGAATGTTCAGCCCATTTGTCCAAAAGATGGCGTTCCCATGAAGCTCCAGGAGATTCGTGGAAGCTTGCCCTCCAGCCGCTTCCTGGTCCTAGAGCTGGCTACGCGAGAGCCATATGAGCCGAGGATAGTCGCCTATGTGAGAGTCGATACACCCATACCGCTGATGCATCGCAGAATAGTCGTTGACGGCGAGATACGCGTAGAGAGGATGATAAGGGAGAAAGTGTTCCCCAAGGACTGGTTTCACCCCACTTTCTGGCCCTTAGCAATATCGAGGAGAGCCGAGATAAGGAAGAGGTTCAAGGAGCTAGCAGACCTCTACGGCTCCAAGAGGATAGCAAGGGCCGTGGTTGGTGAGGAGATAGCCGAGGAGGCTCTTCGAAGAGCAAATACGGCAGCGGCTAGGATAGCTAGGGTGGTTGTTCATCCGGACTACCGCGGCGACGGCCTAGGCGTGTTGGCCGTAAAGATGGCCGTCGAATGGATTGCTGAGCGCAGGATACCCGAAATGAAGCGCAGGAAACACGTTGTAGAGACCATAGCTCAAATGGCTCGGTACAACCCGTTCTTCGAGAAAGCCGGGTTCTACTATATGTGGGACACTGCCAGCGGGAGACCAGTCCTAATGTATCCCTTGACGGAGGAGGCCAAGAAGATAATTGAGCGCTTCTTGCGCGAGGATCCCTACGCGCGGCAACATGGAGGCAGGCTCTTTAGGCCGAGGTACCGTATTGACGAGAAGCTCGGCGGAGCCATAGAACTTGTCAAGGTCACTAAGATCTATAGAAGCGAGCTTGACGTCTCCCGGATGCCTCCAGAGCTACAAGAGGTACTAAGAGCATTTGGGGCCGAGCGCCGCATAGTAGAGCGCTATGTGCTGAAGGACGTGAATATTAGGATAGAGCCTGGGGAAATAGTAGCAGTTGTGGGTGCGAGCGGTGCAGGAAAGACAACGTTCCTCAGAATGATAATAGGGGCTGCCCTTCGGCTCGAAGACGAGAAGTACTGGCCAAGCAGCGGAGAAGTAAGGGTACCGGGTAATGTTCGTCTAGCAGCACTATTGCCCGGAGAACTCGAGCCACGTTTCGGCTCAGAGACGCTGCTCGAGCACATTACCGCTAAGCTTGGTGACCCAGCCGCGGCGGTGGAAGTTCTCTCAGCCGTAGGCCTTAGCGACGCTATATTCTACAGAGCGCGTTTCGACGAGTTATCAACTGGGCAAAAAGAGAGGGCAAGACTGGCAAGCCTCTTAGCGGAGAAACCCAACCTCCTCATAATAGACGAGTTCACGGCCCATCTTGACAGGCTTACGGCTCAGAGAGTTGCGCGCAAGATAGGCTCTCTTGCAAAGAAGACAGGCATAACCTTGATAGTCTCGACTAATAGGCCGGAGATTCTCCGAGTCCTATCTCCTGACAAGATAGTGTTGGTAGGCTATGGTACTGCTACGGTCATTTCATCCCAGGAGGGATAG
- a CDS encoding AAA family ATPase produces the protein MGKDYMSSKGFQCCKLLELEVSGFKSLQHMKLKTPSKLTILVGPNGSGKTAIIESLLLLRDIVDYIRGRIINPFLRWWGYYHIVWKHDETKPIRLSITLDCNACNKEVLKSYKDSLKQIRVRHINIIRNYRIKYDVHVTGTGGNFQVLMDEICIENIACLTAKQGKLILNIAKPIKTFDEIIEPILSSMPIVISISIKKDIPTSIKGIVWNCYMKIFDELIRRKDTLKRIINELLKDYMESKFKAKSNIESILSIYTRNETVARFNKFFYDIKTEAEKTTREKIRKIVHDLLPYCHKETLFKDKTYYDIIEEIITDLTIHSIVFSITNYMLELLDLAIYMVGLFIDNIVILRLLDYSSLRSPQILEPPSRLREDGTNLLSILFNLGKGRLPEDIAVVLADVLHGTAVSGFFEPTSDGRITFRLIVDNIDISQPAIPEGAWKTMAIMAAILSGASVIAIDEFENSLHASAQELLLEELRNNVPNTIIATHSPIVVDAAKSLDEIVIVELQGNATIAKRIEKSDKLIEKLKKLGITPSEALLYSLLET, from the coding sequence TTGGGTAAGGACTACATGTCAAGCAAAGGGTTTCAATGCTGCAAGCTTCTAGAACTAGAAGTATCGGGATTCAAGTCCTTACAACATATGAAACTTAAAACGCCTAGCAAGCTCACAATACTCGTAGGACCTAATGGTTCAGGCAAAACAGCCATTATAGAATCGCTCTTACTCTTGCGAGACATTGTTGACTATATACGAGGACGAATTATTAACCCTTTTTTGAGGTGGTGGGGCTATTATCATATAGTATGGAAACACGACGAAACAAAACCTATAAGATTGTCAATTACGCTTGACTGTAATGCATGCAACAAGGAGGTTTTAAAATCATACAAAGATAGTCTAAAACAAATAAGAGTAAGACATATTAATATCATACGTAACTATAGAATTAAATATGACGTTCATGTAACTGGGACGGGAGGTAACTTTCAAGTATTAATGGATGAAATCTGTATCGAAAACATTGCTTGCCTAACGGCAAAACAAGGGAAACTAATACTTAACATAGCTAAACCAATTAAAACATTCGATGAGATTATTGAGCCTATTCTATCCTCGATGCCTATAGTTATTTCGATATCTATAAAAAAGGATATCCCAACATCGATCAAAGGCATTGTATGGAATTGTTATATGAAAATATTTGATGAGTTGATAAGAAGAAAAGATACATTAAAAAGAATAATAAATGAATTATTAAAAGACTACATGGAATCTAAGTTTAAAGCGAAGAGTAACATAGAAAGTATTTTGTCAATCTATACACGAAATGAAACTGTTGCAAGATTTAATAAATTCTTTTATGATATAAAGACTGAAGCCGAGAAAACAACGAGGGAAAAAATCAGAAAAATTGTACACGATTTACTTCCTTACTGCCATAAGGAGACTTTATTTAAAGATAAGACGTACTACGATATAATCGAAGAAATTATAACTGATTTAACTATACATAGTATCGTTTTCAGTATAACTAACTATATGCTAGAGCTACTAGATTTAGCCATTTATATGGTTGGTTTATTTATTGATAATATCGTTATCCTCCGTCTACTTGATTATAGCTCGCTCCGTTCGCCTCAAATACTAGAGCCTCCAAGCAGACTTCGAGAAGATGGTACTAATCTTCTTTCTATTTTATTTAACCTTGGTAAAGGTAGATTACCGGAGGATATAGCAGTTGTCTTAGCAGATGTTCTACACGGAACTGCCGTGTCTGGGTTCTTTGAACCCACTTCCGACGGACGGATAACTTTTCGCCTAATAGTAGATAATATCGATATTTCTCAACCTGCAATACCAGAAGGTGCTTGGAAAACAATGGCTATAATGGCTGCTATATTAAGCGGGGCAAGTGTTATAGCTATAGATGAGTTTGAGAACAGCTTACATGCATCTGCACAAGAACTTCTACTTGAAGAACTCCGAAATAACGTACCCAATACAATTATAGCTACTCATTCACCGATAGTAGTTGACGCCGCAAAGAGCCTTGACGAAATAGTTATTGTTGAACTGCAAGGCAATGCTACAATTGCTAAAAGAATTGAAAAATCAGATAAACTTATTGAAAAACTGAAAAAACTAGGCATCACACCAAGCGAGGCACTTCTTTATAGTCTACTAGAAACATAA